The Gadus morhua unplaced genomic scaffold, gadMor3.0, whole genome shotgun sequence genome includes a region encoding these proteins:
- the lhx2b gene encoding LIM/homeobox protein Lhx2b isoform X3, with the protein MLFHGLSGGEVHGVHGVHGVVEEMERRGKSESTVISSAIDMGETEATLQCMNSDRVALCAGCGRRISDRYYLLAVDKQWHMRCLKCCECKLHLESELTCFSKDGSIYCKEDYYRRFSVQRCARCHLGISASEMVMRARDLVYHLNCFTCTTCNKMLTTGDHFGMKDSLVYCRLHFETLVQGEYQSHFSPGDVVSHKGLGSGNTLGISYFNGVGTVQKGRPRKRKSPGPGAELAAYNAALSCNENDGDSMDRDSQYSSSQKTKRMRTSFKHHQLRTMKSYFAINHNPDAKDLKQLAQKTGLTKRVLQVWFQNARAKFRRNLLRQESGSGDKASDGSVMAGGTPSGPVSDISNGSMSPPSSTPTTLTELTNPTMPTVTSVLGGGPMDVHECRSPSQTTLTSLF; encoded by the exons ATGCTGTTCCACGGCCTGTCCGGGGGAGAGGTGCACGGGGTGCACGGGGTGCacggggtggtggaggagatggagcggAGGGGCAAGAGCGAGTCCACGGTCATCAGCTCTGCTATCGACATGGGAGAGACCGAAGCG ACGTTGCAGTGCATGAACAGCGATCGCGTGGCCCTGTGTGCAGGCTGCGGCCGAAGGATCTCGGACCGCTACTACCTGCTCGCGGTGGATAAGCAGTGGCACATGCGCTGTCTCAAGTGCTGCGAGTGCAAACTGCACCTGGAGTCCGAGCTCACGTGCTTCAGCAAGGACGGCAGCATTTATTGCAAGGAGGACTACTACAG AAGATTCTCCGTCCAGAGGTGCGCGCGGTGTCACCTCGGCATCTCGGCCTCGGAGATGGTCATGCGCGCTCGGGACTTGGTGTACCACCTCAACTGTTTCACGTGCACGACGTGCAACAAGATGCTGACCACGGGAGACCATTTCGGCATGAAGGACAGTCTGGTGTACTGCCGCTTGCACTTTGAGACTCTAGTTCAGGGGGAGTACCAGAGCCACTTTAGCCCGGGGGACGTGGTCTCGCATAAGGGCCTGGGCTCCGGCAACACGCTGGGAATATCCTACTTCAACGGCGTGGGCACCGTGCAGAAGGGCCGGCCAAGGAAAAGGAAGAGTCCGGGGCCAGGGGCCGAGCTAGCGGCCTACAATGCGG CCCTCAGCTGTAATGAGAACGACGGGGACTCCATGGACCGGGACTCACAGTACAGCTCGAGCCAGAAGACCAAGCGCATGCGGACGTCGTTCAAGCACCACCAGCTGCGGACCATGAAGTCGTACTTCGCCATCAACCACAACCCTGACGCCAAGGACCTCAAGCAGCTCGCGCAGAAGACGGGCCTCACCAAGCGGGTATTACAG GTGTGGTTCCAGAACGCCAGGGCCAAGTTCCGGCGGAACCTGCTGCGCCAGGAGAGCGGCAGCGGGGACAAGGCGTCGGACGGCTCGGTGATGGCGGGGGGCACCCCGTCCGGTCCCGTCTCCGACATCTCCAACGGCTCCATGAGCCCCCCGTCCAGCACGCCCACCACGCTCACCGAACTCACCAACCCCACCATGCCCACCGTCACCTCCGTGCTGGGCGGCGGGCCCATGGACGTGCACGAGTGCCGTAGCCCCTCACAGACGACCCTGACCAGCCTCTTCTGA
- the lhx2b gene encoding LIM/homeobox protein Lhx2b isoform X1, with the protein MEILGCRSEENSFNILPSAATMLFHGLSGGEVHGVHGVHGVVEEMERRGKSESTVISSAIDMGETEATLQCMNSDRVALCAGCGRRISDRYYLLAVDKQWHMRCLKCCECKLHLESELTCFSKDGSIYCKEDYYRRFSVQRCARCHLGISASEMVMRARDLVYHLNCFTCTTCNKMLTTGDHFGMKDSLVYCRLHFETLVQGEYQSHFSPGDVVSHKGLGSGNTLGISYFNGVGTVQKGRPRKRKSPGPGAELAAYNAALSCNENDGDSMDRDSQYSSSQKTKRMRTSFKHHQLRTMKSYFAINHNPDAKDLKQLAQKTGLTKRVLQVWFQNARAKFRRNLLRQESGSGDKASDGSVMAGGTPSGPVSDISNGSMSPPSSTPTTLTELTNPTMPTVTSVLGGGPMDVHECRSPSQTTLTSLF; encoded by the exons ATGGAAATCCTGGGTTGCAGATCCGAGGAGAACAGTTTCAATATCCTCCCGTCGGCGGCTACCATGCTGTTCCACGGCCTGTCCGGGGGAGAGGTGCACGGGGTGCACGGGGTGCacggggtggtggaggagatggagcggAGGGGCAAGAGCGAGTCCACGGTCATCAGCTCTGCTATCGACATGGGAGAGACCGAAGCG ACGTTGCAGTGCATGAACAGCGATCGCGTGGCCCTGTGTGCAGGCTGCGGCCGAAGGATCTCGGACCGCTACTACCTGCTCGCGGTGGATAAGCAGTGGCACATGCGCTGTCTCAAGTGCTGCGAGTGCAAACTGCACCTGGAGTCCGAGCTCACGTGCTTCAGCAAGGACGGCAGCATTTATTGCAAGGAGGACTACTACAG AAGATTCTCCGTCCAGAGGTGCGCGCGGTGTCACCTCGGCATCTCGGCCTCGGAGATGGTCATGCGCGCTCGGGACTTGGTGTACCACCTCAACTGTTTCACGTGCACGACGTGCAACAAGATGCTGACCACGGGAGACCATTTCGGCATGAAGGACAGTCTGGTGTACTGCCGCTTGCACTTTGAGACTCTAGTTCAGGGGGAGTACCAGAGCCACTTTAGCCCGGGGGACGTGGTCTCGCATAAGGGCCTGGGCTCCGGCAACACGCTGGGAATATCCTACTTCAACGGCGTGGGCACCGTGCAGAAGGGCCGGCCAAGGAAAAGGAAGAGTCCGGGGCCAGGGGCCGAGCTAGCGGCCTACAATGCGG CCCTCAGCTGTAATGAGAACGACGGGGACTCCATGGACCGGGACTCACAGTACAGCTCGAGCCAGAAGACCAAGCGCATGCGGACGTCGTTCAAGCACCACCAGCTGCGGACCATGAAGTCGTACTTCGCCATCAACCACAACCCTGACGCCAAGGACCTCAAGCAGCTCGCGCAGAAGACGGGCCTCACCAAGCGGGTATTACAG GTGTGGTTCCAGAACGCCAGGGCCAAGTTCCGGCGGAACCTGCTGCGCCAGGAGAGCGGCAGCGGGGACAAGGCGTCGGACGGCTCGGTGATGGCGGGGGGCACCCCGTCCGGTCCCGTCTCCGACATCTCCAACGGCTCCATGAGCCCCCCGTCCAGCACGCCCACCACGCTCACCGAACTCACCAACCCCACCATGCCCACCGTCACCTCCGTGCTGGGCGGCGGGCCCATGGACGTGCACGAGTGCCGTAGCCCCTCACAGACGACCCTGACCAGCCTCTTCTGA
- the lhx2b gene encoding LIM/homeobox protein Lhx2b isoform X2, with protein sequence MEILGCRSEENSFNILPSAATMLFHGLSGGEVHGVHGVHGVVEEMERRGKSESTVISSAIDMGETEATLQCMNSDRVALCAGCGRRISDRYYLLAVDKQWHMRCLKCCECKLHLESELTCFSKDGSIYCKEDYYRFSVQRCARCHLGISASEMVMRARDLVYHLNCFTCTTCNKMLTTGDHFGMKDSLVYCRLHFETLVQGEYQSHFSPGDVVSHKGLGSGNTLGISYFNGVGTVQKGRPRKRKSPGPGAELAAYNAALSCNENDGDSMDRDSQYSSSQKTKRMRTSFKHHQLRTMKSYFAINHNPDAKDLKQLAQKTGLTKRVLQVWFQNARAKFRRNLLRQESGSGDKASDGSVMAGGTPSGPVSDISNGSMSPPSSTPTTLTELTNPTMPTVTSVLGGGPMDVHECRSPSQTTLTSLF encoded by the exons ATGGAAATCCTGGGTTGCAGATCCGAGGAGAACAGTTTCAATATCCTCCCGTCGGCGGCTACCATGCTGTTCCACGGCCTGTCCGGGGGAGAGGTGCACGGGGTGCACGGGGTGCacggggtggtggaggagatggagcggAGGGGCAAGAGCGAGTCCACGGTCATCAGCTCTGCTATCGACATGGGAGAGACCGAAGCG ACGTTGCAGTGCATGAACAGCGATCGCGTGGCCCTGTGTGCAGGCTGCGGCCGAAGGATCTCGGACCGCTACTACCTGCTCGCGGTGGATAAGCAGTGGCACATGCGCTGTCTCAAGTGCTGCGAGTGCAAACTGCACCTGGAGTCCGAGCTCACGTGCTTCAGCAAGGACGGCAGCATTTATTGCAAGGAGGACTACTACAG ATTCTCCGTCCAGAGGTGCGCGCGGTGTCACCTCGGCATCTCGGCCTCGGAGATGGTCATGCGCGCTCGGGACTTGGTGTACCACCTCAACTGTTTCACGTGCACGACGTGCAACAAGATGCTGACCACGGGAGACCATTTCGGCATGAAGGACAGTCTGGTGTACTGCCGCTTGCACTTTGAGACTCTAGTTCAGGGGGAGTACCAGAGCCACTTTAGCCCGGGGGACGTGGTCTCGCATAAGGGCCTGGGCTCCGGCAACACGCTGGGAATATCCTACTTCAACGGCGTGGGCACCGTGCAGAAGGGCCGGCCAAGGAAAAGGAAGAGTCCGGGGCCAGGGGCCGAGCTAGCGGCCTACAATGCGG CCCTCAGCTGTAATGAGAACGACGGGGACTCCATGGACCGGGACTCACAGTACAGCTCGAGCCAGAAGACCAAGCGCATGCGGACGTCGTTCAAGCACCACCAGCTGCGGACCATGAAGTCGTACTTCGCCATCAACCACAACCCTGACGCCAAGGACCTCAAGCAGCTCGCGCAGAAGACGGGCCTCACCAAGCGGGTATTACAG GTGTGGTTCCAGAACGCCAGGGCCAAGTTCCGGCGGAACCTGCTGCGCCAGGAGAGCGGCAGCGGGGACAAGGCGTCGGACGGCTCGGTGATGGCGGGGGGCACCCCGTCCGGTCCCGTCTCCGACATCTCCAACGGCTCCATGAGCCCCCCGTCCAGCACGCCCACCACGCTCACCGAACTCACCAACCCCACCATGCCCACCGTCACCTCCGTGCTGGGCGGCGGGCCCATGGACGTGCACGAGTGCCGTAGCCCCTCACAGACGACCCTGACCAGCCTCTTCTGA